Proteins co-encoded in one Haloarcula sp. DT43 genomic window:
- a CDS encoding archaea-specific SMC-related protein, with protein MPESKQDSSVAHFDVTNIGGIDETTVDIPPGVTVLTGKNATNRTSFLQSIMAAMGSTQATLKGDADEGSVTLSYGNEMYERTLTRAGDAVQFDGAGYLDDPEVADLFAFLLETNEARRSVARGDDLREIIMRPVDIDAIRSEVERLEAEKGDINDELATIESRQRDLPDLEQRRTELREQIADKREELAEREEEIDNSSRDIEESRQEQDVLEEKLEELRSTRSDLESVRRDIEAQEESIASLKRERSDLDDELDELPETPMGDHQHLEDEIAGLRDQRQRLNSEISDLQSLIQYNEERLEEEDYDVIQSLDDAPGGSDGDVTEQLLESEDEESVVCWTCGSTVDREQIEDTVDRLQDLRRQKVEDLNDIKSELDDLKADQREAEKKQRRRENVERKIQETETEIDRREEQIASLKDRREELTSDVESLEDEVDNLESEDFDEILSLHREANQLEFEIDSLESDLDDVSAEIEEIEAMVQRADDLREERDALVDELTDKRTKIDQIEANAVDQFNDHMDAILGILEYENLERIWIERVEQTVREGRQKVDRTVFELHIVRTTENGAAYEDTIEHLSESEREVTGLIFALAGYLVHDLHESVPFMLLDSLEAIDSARIAELVEYFADYAEHLVVALLPEDAQALDDDFNRITSI; from the coding sequence ATGCCAGAATCAAAGCAAGACTCTAGTGTCGCCCATTTCGATGTGACCAACATCGGCGGGATAGACGAGACGACGGTCGATATTCCGCCGGGTGTGACGGTTCTGACGGGCAAGAACGCGACCAACCGGACGTCGTTTCTGCAGTCTATCATGGCGGCGATGGGGAGCACGCAGGCGACGCTGAAAGGCGACGCCGACGAGGGCAGCGTCACCCTCAGCTACGGGAACGAGATGTACGAACGGACGCTCACGCGGGCGGGCGACGCCGTCCAGTTCGACGGGGCGGGCTACCTCGACGACCCCGAAGTCGCAGACCTGTTCGCGTTCCTGCTCGAAACCAACGAGGCCCGTCGCTCCGTCGCACGGGGCGACGACCTCCGCGAGATAATCATGCGGCCGGTCGACATCGACGCCATCCGGTCGGAGGTCGAACGGCTGGAAGCGGAGAAAGGCGACATCAACGACGAACTCGCCACCATCGAGTCCCGCCAGCGCGACCTCCCGGACCTCGAACAGCGCCGGACCGAACTCCGCGAGCAGATAGCGGACAAGCGCGAGGAACTGGCCGAGCGCGAGGAGGAAATCGACAACAGCAGCCGGGATATCGAGGAGAGCCGGCAGGAACAGGACGTGCTCGAAGAGAAGCTCGAAGAGCTCCGGTCGACGCGGTCGGACCTCGAATCCGTCCGCCGGGACATCGAGGCCCAGGAGGAGAGCATCGCCTCGCTGAAACGCGAACGGTCCGACCTCGACGACGAACTGGACGAGCTCCCGGAGACACCGATGGGCGACCACCAGCACCTCGAAGACGAAATCGCGGGCCTGCGCGACCAGCGACAGCGACTGAACAGCGAGATATCCGACCTCCAGAGCCTCATCCAGTACAACGAGGAGCGCCTCGAAGAGGAGGACTACGACGTCATCCAGTCGCTGGACGACGCGCCCGGCGGCTCCGACGGGGACGTGACGGAGCAACTCCTCGAAAGCGAGGACGAGGAGTCGGTCGTCTGCTGGACGTGTGGCTCGACGGTCGACCGCGAGCAGATAGAGGACACCGTCGACCGCCTGCAGGACCTCCGCCGGCAGAAGGTCGAGGACCTCAACGATATCAAGTCGGAACTGGACGACCTCAAGGCCGACCAGCGCGAGGCCGAGAAGAAACAGCGCCGCCGCGAGAACGTCGAGCGGAAGATACAGGAGACGGAGACGGAGATAGACCGCCGCGAAGAGCAGATTGCCTCGCTGAAAGACCGGCGCGAGGAGCTGACCAGCGACGTCGAATCGCTGGAAGACGAGGTCGACAACCTCGAGTCCGAGGACTTCGACGAAATCCTCTCGCTCCACCGTGAGGCCAACCAGCTCGAGTTCGAAATCGACAGCCTGGAGTCCGACCTCGACGACGTCTCGGCCGAAATCGAGGAAATCGAGGCGATGGTCCAGCGGGCCGACGACCTCCGCGAGGAACGCGACGCGCTGGTGGACGAACTCACCGACAAGCGGACGAAAATCGACCAGATAGAGGCCAACGCCGTCGACCAGTTCAACGACCACATGGACGCCATCCTCGGCATCCTGGAGTACGAGAACCTCGAACGCATCTGGATAGAACGCGTCGAGCAGACCGTCCGCGAGGGCCGTCAGAAGGTCGACCGCACGGTGTTCGAACTCCACATCGTCCGGACAACCGAGAACGGCGCGGCCTACGAAGACACCATCGAGCACCTGAGCGAGAGCGAGCGCGAGGTGACGGGCCTCATCTTCGCCCTGGCGGGCTATCTGGTCCACGACCTCCACGAATCGGTCCCGTTCATGCTGCTCGACTCCCTGGAGGCCATCGACTCGGCGCGCATCGCCGAACTCGTCGAGTACTTCGCCGACTACGCCGAGCACCTGGTCGTCGCCCTCCTGCCGGAGGACGCCCAAGCGCTGGACG